AGTTTTCAGGTGGTTAATGGGCCATCAGCCTTCCACTGGCATCAAGACACTTCCATAAAAATAACCCAAGAGGGGGAGCTAAGCAGTAAGTGGCCGGGGGTGGCACAGGGCTGGTACTAGAACCTTCTGCCCTTCAAGGGGACGTCAGGGCTGGGCACCCCAGAGTCTccgtcctcccccagccctcgccccctgcccccctcccagctcCAAACACAACCGCCCCAGAACCAGACTGCAGCCGGGGGGCTCCCAGGACCGTCTCTCCCCGTGGCCACGCACCCACAGCCACGGCCACAGTCGGGGGCAAGGCAAGACGCATGAATCCAACGCGAAATTAAGTGACCACAGAGAACTCTGGGTGACAGCAGACACGGCACAGAACACAAGACAGAATTCAAGCACCGAGGCGCGCCGGCTGGGCGGCCCCGCCAGCTCACGGTACCCCgtcccatctccccatccccgCTTCTGGACCTTTTGCACTCCATCCCACTATCTCCTGCGGCACAGCCCGTCCGCCGGGGAGGGTGGGCGAGGGTGGCGGCCCAGCCGGCCGCCCGCCACGTCCGCCCCGACGGGGTCcagtcccttctctcctcctcagaAAGGCGCGGGTCTAACTCAGCTCTGTGTTAGTCTACGTAGTGTATGTGTATTGCTAATAGTCAAGCTGGGGGGTCAGGTGCAGGCGCGTCATAAATACTGAGTGGCTTGTCTCTCGCTCTACGGGGTCGGGGTGAGTTGGGGTCGCGCTCACAGGACAGGCATTAGTCGTCTTGTaaacagaggagggggagggtccGGTTTTAACGGGTTTTCCTTGGGAAAAATGATCAGAAGATGCTAAGGCACTCTGGTcggcccctcccagcccaggcccgccgccgccgcccgccccgcggAACATTCTGGACGCGGAGGGAGCGCCCCGGCAGATACAATCATCAGCCACGCCCGTCCGCAAACGCTCCGGACCCACGTCCACCGCGGGACACATTAGTGCAAAACGCTCGGCCTGGCCCGCCCGGGGCTCAGGGGGAGCTCAGGACCCATTCACATTGAAGAACTGAAGTTTCACACATCACTCCTGCCTTCCCTACCGGGAACAACGAACGGACGGCGGTTACACACGATTAAGGGACCGAGGTCGCGGGACATTGTGCTGGCCTGAACGGCGATCAGGCCTTCTCTGTGCGGGTGCTGCCGCTGTCACCGGGCCACGGGCACCCCTTCGTGTCCCGGCCTCAGGTCGGGGGCCGCTCTCACtctggagtgggggggggcagggagagagagcgcgcgagcccTTCTGCTGACGGCCAGGACAGGCCAGCCGCCTGTCTCCCCAGGGTCCTCAGGGATGGTCAAATTAAAGTGCACATCAGGGTCGGGAAGGGAAGCTACAGAGGGGGATGGGGGCCaagcctccccatccccctctccacacccccagTGGCTGCCTGAGGATGGCCGCCTCTCAGTTCCAGGAGGGCTAGGTCCTGAGTGGCCTTGGggccccaggcccaggcagcTCCAACCCCAGGTGGGCCCAGGTCAGGGGAGAAAGAGGCGGAGACAATGTGGCTCACCTCTGGGCCAGAAGGATGGCTCGGATCCCCAGCAGGAGTGCGGCCCCTTCGGgcccagacaccccccccccccacccgctgcTCTCGGGCACAAGGGCTCAGACAAGCTCCCACGGGCCGCCCGAGGTGCCCCCACTCCCTCCCGGGAGCCCTCAGATCTTTCTGGAGGGCAGGCCCATGTGTGGCCTGGCTGGAGGAGGCGTGgaggctccacgcccagcctgGGTCTCCCCGAAGCCTCGCCATACAGGGCCATGGTCAGAGGGCACCCGAGCACACGGGTGCCGCAGCCCCGCAGGGCCGGCCCATGGCTGGGGGAGGTTCAGGTTTGTGGGTCACAGGGAGGCTAAGCCCAGGGGCTGCCGGCTTGCTCTGCACCTGGTCAGGGGAGGCAGCGTGCCGGCAGCGGGGGGCAACAGACCCCTTCATCTGGGAACGGAAGGGCATCTGGTCTCGCGGGCggccggtggggaggggggcgcgtGGGACTCAGGAGGAAGCTTCCCGACCCCTGACCACGAGCGCACAGCCTGCGCCCTCCCTCACCAAAGACCGGCCACCTAACATGGAAGTGAGCCTTCCAGCCTCCACCACCACGTCTGTCTCCGGCCCCTCCTCACTGCGCTCCGCCACCCCACGCTCTGGATCCTCAGCTCTGCTGCTGCCCGGCTCCTCCCGCCCACCGCCCGCCGTCCGGGCCCAGGGTCTGCAGCACGATTCGGGACCCGCTCAGGCCCAGCCCGGCCACGAGGGGCCTCCACACCCTCCTCCGTCACACACCCCGGCGGCATCTCCCTGGGACCTGGGCCCGGGCAGGGCGAAGCGCGGTCCACAGGTGACCCAGACCCAGGCAGGGACACCAAATCCTCCCTAATTTTTTGCTCTTTTGGGTCTGAAAGTTTTCAAACCATACATGAACTAGATCTgaattaagacaaaaacaaacaaacaaacaaacgtaaTCCCAACGTGGTCGAGGGCGGCGGGGCTGCCCTGGCTGTGGAGCTGAGGGGGCCGGGGGGGCCCCCGGGCGCAGGGCAGGAGGCTGGAGGTGCACGgagctctccctccccctgctgttctCACACCGCTGCCCCCGCACACGCTCAAACACACGCGCACTCACACACGCGCTCGCGGGCGCTCCACGCACGCAGCTGGCCCGGCAGGCCTGACCCCCGAGTCTTAGGAATAAGGGAAAAGGAGTTTGGCCCCTGtgggcccagccctggcccctggccccaaAGGGTGGGTGGGGGTCCCCCGAGTCAGCAGCGAGGGTCGGGAGACGGGCCCCAGGCCGCTGGCCTCCCCGATCCGGCTCCCAGGCACCGGGGACCACAGGCTCTCGTCCCTCCCGGAGCGGGGTCAGAGGCCCACGGCCTGGAGACGAACCTCGCAGGTATCCAAGGAGCCCTGGGACCTTCCTCGCAACTAGGTCACCAGCGGACTAACCCTTTACAGTATAACGAACGCATATGTTTCCTTCATAAACTTTAAATACAAGcaggataaaaatcacatttttttcaggCAACAGTAGCAGTTCCGTAGTAAGTGGCTTGATCACATCTGTTTGTATTAGTAACGCATGCAAGCAGCTTTAGTACCGGCCGCGAGCCTCCCGGCGGCCCCTCTACAAGGTCCCCGCGTAGGACGCCTCCGGTCTCCGGGGCGCCGCGGGCGTCTGCGGCCGGCTGGAGCTCGCGCCCGCCTGCTCGAAGGGCTGCGGGGGGCTCGGGGCCGCAGCGGGGGGCGGCTCGGGCGCGGCCACCTCCTGGATGACCGAGCCAGCCCCGTCCGCCTCCTCGGCTGCGTCGAAGCCGGGGTTGGCGGCGGCGCTCAGGTCGACGTTCACGGCGTCCGTCCTCAGAGCCACGATGGTGGCCGCGTCCCCCCGCCGCTCCGCGTAGATGCGCTGCTCGAACACCTGCGCTGCGGCGGGCGGGAAGTCGGGGTCGAGGGGCACGCCGGCCGCCGAGGAGCCCATGACCGTGCGGTACATCTCCACGCCCTCGGGCAGCATGGACTTGATCTTGGGCAGCCAGCGCTTCCGGACGCGGCGGGCGTTGGTGCACATGTCCGCGGCGATGACGTTCATTTCGCTCTCCTTGAAGCTGGGGGCGAAGTTCTGACAGTACACTgcaaacggggggggggggtcagcgACCCGGGGACCGGGCGCTCCTGACAGTACACTgcaaacgggggggggggggggtcagcgACCCGGGGACCGGGCGCTCCTACACTgcaaacggggggggggggggtcagcgACCCGGGGACCGGGCGCTCCTACACTgcaaacggggggggggggggggtcagcgACCCGGGGACCGGGCGCTCCTGTGCTGCGGCTGTCCTCCTGggccagcaggggagggggcctcCACCCTGCTGGCCGCTGCCCCCGGGGTCCATCCTGGTCTCAGCTGGCAGACAGTGGTTACCCTTCTCACCACTGGACCCTGGAGGCCCTGCCCTGTTCCCTCAGGCCAGAATGTCCAGGGGAAGAGGGACAGTCAGTGTCAGAGTATGAGACCGTGGGCCCTCCCTGAGCACAGgttggctgtgtggccttgggcaggtccCTGGCATCTCTGGGCCTTACATTCCTGCTCTGTCCCACCcccctggggcccagggcctgCTGAGACAAGCCCGCTCAGTGACCTTGCTCTGGCCAGAAGGGCAACTTGGGCAGGGGCCCGAGTCAGGTGGCCCTTGCACTTACCCACTGTGAGGCTCAGGCTTCTTGGGCCCTCACAGAGGCTCTTCCTCACAGGCTGGACGAGGAGTGTGTGGGGGAGCTGGTCCACACCTGTCCCGCACCCAGCCCCCACCAGCAGAAGCGGCGGCCAGGGCCATATCCGCACTCCAATGTTACTGAGAGTCCCCTGCCCCGGGAGCCCCAGGACCCAGCTCTGCAAGCAGCCTGGGGGCGGGACACAGGTCCCTGGGGCGAACCCCTCATGCCAGCATCCCCGCACACCCCCCGTTCCCGGAGCCCAGCCGGCCGCCAGCTTTGGGACTGTCACGACCTATCACAAAGGGCCCTCTCTGCTCTAGAACAAAATCGGTCTCACGAGACGTGTTCCAAGCAAGGAAGTGAGACAGTGTTTCGCGTGCTGACCGCCGCGGGAGGGCCCGGGGCTGGCCAGGGTGGCCCAAGCAGGCCGGGGCGGAGCCGGGCCGGGGGGCAGCAGTCAGCCGCGGAGACGGACCGGGCTCCACGACACCCCACCCCCGCGCCCAGGAGCGGGAGGCAGAAGCCGGCGAGCAGATGGCAAAGGCTCAAAATAACCTCGAAATGTAAATAAGGGGTTttgttcaaaaaggaaaattagatcTATTTCACATATTAAAATAGTTCCGCACGCAGCTGAATCCATCACGCTTGGAAACCCACCAAGAACGTTAACACCTCGAGACCTGGCTCCCGCGAGCTGCTCCCGCGAGctgctcttttctctccccctccgcCCCCAAGCCCAGCCGGGCCGGCGCACTGCCCAGAAGCAGCCACCTCCCGCAGCCTCGGTCCCCAGCCCAGGGGACCGGcagcccccccagcccctcagGGCGCCCCGGGGCACTCACGTTTCACAGCGTTCAGAACCCGGCTGTCCAGAGGCTTGCGGCTGGGGTCGCTCGTGGAGGAACGGATGCCTGTGCCACAGCTGTTGGCCAGGGTGTTcctggtggggcggggagggaagtgAGGCCGCCGGCCGGGGGGGCCTGCTCTCCCGGCCTCCCCCCTGCACTGCTACTGACTTCTGGGCTCGGGGTGACCCTAACCCCACCACTCTCCGAGATGAAAGGGAAGCAAAGCCTCTCGGGGATGGGCCCCCCCGGCCCCCTCACAAAGCACGTGTGCTTCTTATTGTATGGGTACGGGGCGTCCGGGGCAGCCAGGCCCCCTCCGACGGGCGTGTCCCCTCGCACGTCCCCGACCCACAGTGGGACATCAGCACGGCGGGGGGCCGTGGACGCGAGGCCGCAGCGAGCGAGCGCGTTGCCAAGAGGCCCACACAGCCTCCGCACTGGTCCAGGGACCCACCTGTCGAAGAAGGTGGCCAGCAGCCGCCGCAGCAGGACCTTGTGCTTCACGCCCGCGCACAGGTGGCAGTTCATGAGCTGACCGCGCGTGATGTAGACCCCGGAGCCTGTGACCGCCAGACAGAGAGGCCGTGACCCACGACCCGGGGCCACAAGCTTCCCGGGGCCGCGGGGCTGCTGGGAAGCAGGGGGCAGCGGCAGGCCACCCCGACTTCAGCAGCAGTGCTCCCCCTGGGGCCTGGGACCCCACAGGCTGGGGACATCGCTCTAGGGGTCCCTCACTGTGCCGAGGCCCTGTCACCTGCAGGAGGTGCCCTTGGTCACATGCCCAAGCGCTGTCCCCAGGTCGCCCTTCGGGCCTTGAGGGCATTCCCCCGCTCGGTCGCCCTTCGGGCCTTGAGGGCATTCCCCCGCTCTGCCTCCTcgcctctctgtcccttccccaaaCCAAAGCCCCTCAggcagtggggggaggtgggatcAGGGAGGTCAGCTGGCCCAGCACATGTCGGGGGATGGTGCAGCCCGCCACGGGCAGGGGTGCAGTCAGCGAGCTCACGCAGCGCTGTTCATCCGAAGGAGCCTGGCAAGCCCCGAGTGCCCAGCAGGGCCCGTCAACGGCGAGGCCAGAGCCCGCCGAGAGCGTAGAGTGGCCTCTGTCGGCCCAGACTCTGCTCGCGGGGAAAGGAGCGGACAAACGTGCGCTCAGTGTCCCGGACTCTGGAGAAGAAGAAGACACCAAAGGGCACGTGCGTGGGGTCCTCAGGACGCCCACCGTCCCCGTCAGGCCGTCTTCGAGGACCCGACATCACAGATCCCGCTCTGAACCCTGGGAGGGAAGTGCGTGGAGCAGGGCGGAAGGAAGGTACGTGGAGATGCTCTAGCCGCGGGGGACCCTGGATGGAGCCCACCATCGGGGCGCTGGGTCTGTGCGGTCTGACCCAGTGTCTGTGAAGGCTCCTGTCAGGCCGTCTCCTGTCTGCAGAGGCTCAAGGCCGACAGCAGAGCAGGTCACCCGGGCCACACGGGCTGGGGACGCCCTTGTTGAAGGGACCCTGTACTGGGCTGGAGTACTGGAGGGCCCGCCCCCGATGTCTAGCTGTGGGTCGGGCCAGGGAAGGGGGCCGGCCCTCGCCCATCCCAACCCAAACCCTGACAGACAGGTGtgccccacccctctctgccctgctctaCTGCTGCCCCCTGGGACCACGGCTCCCAGCCGAGGGGATAGTCAGAGCCCCAAGTGCTGCCCGGGTATGGCGGTCAGGAGGAGCAAAAACACTGGGGGACCCAGAGGCTCCCAGCGGGTACACAACAGCACCGGAGCGATGGTGCCCGTGGGTCCTGGCTGGCCCGTCCGGGGCTCCCCCGGTGACCACGGGAGGTCACTCCCAGAGAATGGCTCCACCTCCCCCGGCACGGGTGACGGTTCCCCGCGAACAGCCTGAGATCTGCCAGGAGCGGCGAGGCCCCACGCGGCCCCACGCGGCCCCACGCCAGGGGGGAGGGCTCTTGCTGACAAAGGCACCGGGCCCCAACGGGTGCCGTCTGTGTTCATCAAACTCCGTTTCCGACTCTGAGCTGCATCCGGTGGGGACactctgggggctgggggaggggaccagcACGCGAACTCGATTTGGTTTTATCTGCCACCTAAATTAAAACACAATCGTGATTGCAGTCCCTGCCAATCAGACTTGCGGCCGGCCCAGGGGATTCAATTAAAATGCTAAATTAATTCAATTGAATAACTCCTCTTAATGACACATTCTTCTAAAAGGAAATTAGAGGAAATTTAAGatgttctatcttcttttctttgactGATTGGTGATGAGGACATTGTTCGCAGCtctgaggagaaagaagagggcaTTTGCATACAACAGCCAGGGCGGGGAGGGACCTTCACCTGCCACCAGCTCCAGCTTCTCGCCGGGGTCCCCTTCCGAGTACAGCTTGGGGTGGCAGCGGTACCCAATCTGGCTGATGAGGCTGGCGGGCAGGGCCACGAGGTCACGGCGGATGAGGACGCAGGAGCGGCTCTCCAGGGGCACGGGCTCCGGTTTCTCTTGCACTGTGGACACAGACCCGACCGGGTTAGGGGCGCTCCCAGGCTGCGCCAGGACAGGGACGGCGCCGGAGAACGCCCTTCCCTCCCGCCCAGGCCCGGGTCAGACGCACTCCGTGCCCGccctccattctctctccctgcccacctggTCCTGACCCCGGCGGCCAGGACAAGAGGGAGTGAGCGGAcggaggaaggcaggggagggctgGGCTCGCCCCCCCAGACCTGGACACGAGCTGGGAGGGCCTAGGAGGCTCCCGCGAGGTGTCCCCCCAGCAGAGGCCTGCAGACGAGGCAGGCATGAGTGGCCAGTGCAAGGGAGCCAGACCCATGGTCTGACCAGGGAGAGCGGCCCCTCTGCAGGACAAAGTGCGGGCCGGGAGCAGCACCGGCCCCGTGCGCAGCCCCGATGGGGCGGGGGACAGGGAAGCGCGAGGGCAGCGGGCTGTGGGCATGGAGGTGACCGCCGCCCGCCCCCACCGCCAGGCCTGGTCTGGCCGTGGGAACCTGCTCTCCACCAGGCAGGCCCAGGGCAGGTGCCCCCAGCCACCACTGAGGCTGGGCCACCCTGTCCCCTCAGCTGTCCCCTCGGCACTGTGACCCACTCCCCCTTAGGGGTTATAGGAAGAATCAGCACCTGTGGGCACTGAGGGCGggagaggccaggctgggccaAGTACCTGGGGAAGCTGTATGGGGGCTGCCATGAaggggtttggggagggaggaTGGCAAGGAAGGGTCCTGGGCAGACCCTCTGCAGCCCCAGGCCTCCAGACCCTGGTGCAGCCTCAAGCTCCCAGAGGGGGTGGTGAGGACCGCTCAGCCGTGGGGGGCTGGCACGCTGGACACAGGTGGGCCTCTGTGGACAGGGCAGGCGGCTGAGACCAGAGCTGAGGGGGACCTGCAGCTCCAGCCCATCCAGCCCGGACCAGGACACGGGTCAGAGGGTGCTCAGCCGCTCTGGGGGCTGGGCATACCTTCCAGCAGGTGTGTGCGGGGCACCGGGCGGGACAGAGCTGCCCAGAGCACCAGAGACTCTTCTCAACCCGGACGCCCGGGGGCTCAGGGAGCACAGGGAAAACAACCcggatattttaaaacataat
The DNA window shown above is from Mustela erminea isolate mMusErm1 chromosome 12, mMusErm1.Pri, whole genome shotgun sequence and carries:
- the NACC2 gene encoding nucleus accumbens-associated protein 2 isoform X2, yielding MSQMLHIEIPNFGNTVLGCLNEQRLLGLYCDVSIVVKGQAFKAHRAVLAASSLYFRDLFSGNSKSAFELPGTVPPACFQQILSFCYTGRLTMAASEQLVVMYTAGFLQIQHIVERGTDLMFKGERTSPGASSLPTTDSPTSYHNEEDEEDDEAYDTMAEEQFGQMYIKATGSYAVQEKPEPVPLESRSCVLIRRDLVALPASLISQIGYRCHPKLYSEGDPGEKLELVAGSGVYITRGQLMNCHLCAGVKHKVLLRRLLATFFDRNTLANSCGTGIRSSTSDPSRKPLDSRVLNAVKLYCQNFAPSFKESEMNVIAADMCTNARRVRKRWLPKIKSMLPEGVEMYRTVMGSSAAGVPLDPDFPPAAAQVFEQRIYAERRGDAATIVALRTDAVNVDLSAAANPGFDAAEEADGAGSVIQEVAAPEPPPAAAPSPPQPFEQAGASSSRPQTPAAPRRPEASYAGTL